The Arachis hypogaea cultivar Tifrunner chromosome 19, arahy.Tifrunner.gnm2.J5K5, whole genome shotgun sequence genome has a window encoding:
- the LOC112779279 gene encoding uncharacterized protein gives MSLRRFLGFSDGELMRSDAKPCSRLMRHTAGIYSVGGALGFWVLCRLHYGPRITIPRSLRWAACGAVTTSASTALLVRLFSPECEPQNIAAYDNKK, from the exons ATGTCGCTGCGGCGTTTCTTGGGATTTTCCGATGGTGAGCTGATGAGGTCTGATGCAAAACCTTGCTCCAGGTTGATGAGACACACTGCAGGGATATACAGTGTTGGTGGAGCCTTAGGATTTTGGGTCCTTTGCCGATTGCACTAtg GCCCTCGAATTACAATTCCCAGGAGTCTTCGTTGGGCAGCCTGTGGTGCTGTAACTACAAGCGCAAGCACAGCTTTGCTGGTTCGCTTATTTAGTCCCGAGTGTGAACCCCAGAATATCGCTGCTTATGACAACAAAAAGTAG
- the LOC112775230 gene encoding aspartic proteinase, with protein sequence MGNKYLLLSLCLWALTCSLLPSFSYGLMRIGLKKRTLDLEAIKAARMVREKLRLSRPMMGANDHSVNKPGIEDDIVPLKNYLDAQYYGEIGIGTPPQTFNVIFDTGSSNLWIPSSKCYFSLACYTHHWYKSSKSKTYVKNGTSCKIVYGSGSISGFFSRDSVTVGDVVVKNQDFIEATREGSLSFVLAKFDGILGLGFQEISVENALPVWDNMVLQNLVNEPVFSFWLNGDPNAKSGGELVFGGVDPKHFVGNHTYVPVTTKGYWQIEMGDFYIGGVSTGVCEGGCAAIVDSGTSLLAGPTTVVTEINHAIGAEGVLSVECKEVISQYGELIWDLLVSGVRADDVCSQVGLCTMRDQSKSAGIEMVTEKEQKDLSAKDTALCTSCQMLVIWIQNQLRQESTKDRVFNYVNQLCESLPSPNGESVVDCQSIHILPNITFTIGDKHFTLSPDQYILKTGEGIAEVCLSGFIAFDIPPPRGPLWILGDIFMRVYHTVFDSGNLRLGFAKAA encoded by the exons ATGGGGAACAAGTATTTGTTGTTGTCTCTCTGTTTGTGGGCTTTAACATGTTCCCTTCTTCCTTCGTTCTCATATGGACTCATGAGAATCGGTTTGAAGAAGAGAACTCTAGATCTTGAAGCCATCAAAGCTGCTAGAATGGTAAGAGAAAAGCTAAGATTGAGCAGGCCGATGATGGGTGCGAACGATCATTCTGTTAATAAGCCAGGCATCGAAGACGATATAGTACCTTTGAAGAATTATCTGGATGCACAGTATTATGGAGAGATTGGAATTGGAACACCACCGCAAACATTCAATGTCATCTTTGATACTGGCAGTTCTAACCTCTGGATTCCTTCATCAAAGTGCTACTTTTCT CTTGCCTGCTATACGCATCATTGGTACAAGTCATCGAAATCCAAAACATATGTAAAGAATG GAACATCATGTAAAATAGTGTATGGTTCTGGATCAATATCTGGCTTTTTCAGTCGTGATAGCGTTACAGTTGGTGATGTCGTGGTCAAGAATCAA GATTTCATCGAGGCTACGAGGGAAGGAAGTCTGTCCTTTGTGTTAGCGAAGTTCGATGGAATACTTGGTCTTGGATTTCAGGAGATCTCAGTCGAAAATGCCTTGCCAGTATG GGATAATATGGTGCTACAAAATCTTGTGAATGAGCCGGTTTTCTCTTTCTGGCTCAATGGGGATCCGAATGCGAAAAGTGGTGGTGAGCTAGTGTTTGGAGGTGTTGATCCGAAGCACTTTGTAGGAAACCATACCTATGTTCCAGTTACTACAAAAGGTTACTGGCAG ATTGAAATGGGAGATTTTTACATTGGTGGTGTGTCAACAG GTGTTTGTGAGGGTGGCTGTGCTGCTATTGTGGATTCCGGAACGTCTTTGCTCGCTGGTCCAACT ACTGTTGTGACTGAAATCAATCATGCTATTGGAGCTGAAGGAGTTCTGAGTGTAGAATGCAAGGAAGTTATTTCTCAATATGGAGAGTTGATATGGGATCTCTTGGTCTCCGGG GTACGAGCTGATGATGTGTGTTCGCAAGTTGGTTTATGTACAATGAGGGATCAATCTAAAAG TGCTGGGATTGAGATGGTGACTGAAAAGGAACAGAAAGATTTGTCAGCTAAAGATACTGCTTTGTGCACTTCCTGTCAGATGCTTGTGATTTGGATCCAGAATCAATTGCGACAAGAGTCGACCAAGGACAGAGTTTTCAACTATGTAAATCAG TTGTGTGAGAGCTTGCCGAGTCCGAATGGCGAGTCGGTAGTAGACTGTCAGAGCATTCATATATTGCCAAACATCACTTTTACAATCGGAGATAAACATTTCACCCTCTCGCCGGATCAG TATATTCTGAAAACTGGAGAAGGCATTGCTGAAGTTTGTCTTAGTGGGTTTATCGCATTCGACATCCCCCCGCCACGCGGTCCTCTCTG GATTCTGGGCGATATCTTCATGAGGGTATATCACACGGTCTTTGACTCTGGGAATCTCCGACTTGGTTTCGCCAAAGCTGCGTAA